In Ictidomys tridecemlineatus isolate mIctTri1 unplaced genomic scaffold, mIctTri1.hap1 Scaffold_1437, whole genome shotgun sequence, the sequence ATGTTGCTCCTCAGGGAACTTTGTCCTCAGGTCCTTGTGCAGGTTAACAAGCTGGCAGACACAGCCGTCTGTCAATCATTATAAGGGTTGGTACCAAGACACCTGACCATGGGTTCTGAGGCCCATCCACCTCTTGCTTGAGTGAGGCAATAATTTATTCTGAACACCAGCTTCTGAATCTCTCAGGGGAGGTGACtttatttaaatacttcataGGAAGCCAGTTTGGTGacgcatacctataattccagccatTCAGCAAGTAGAAGCAGAAGTATCCAAAGTTGGAgcccaggctgggcaacttaccaagactctgtctcaaaaaaaaaaatgaaaaaataaaatttaaaaaagggggttTCTGGGGatctagttcagtggtagaacacccctgggttcaatccccaataccaataaaataaatttttaaaataaacaaatacttcACAGGCCTTTGTAAAGATTAGAATCAAAATCAGATATCAtaattgagctttttttttttagtgggtaACTGTCTTTATCTCTCCTTCTTCATCTGCCTCAGCTCCTCATGCTGGGAGAGTGCAATCACTAACACTAAAGGTGATATTAAAGGTGTTATACTTTAAAGTGTTTATCCTCAGGTTACATATTATTTTAACAAAGGAGAATCTGGCAACCACAAACTACCTGGCTCAGGAGCTTGGTGACTCCCTCCTAAGGAAGGACCCTCAGTGAGGGGAATGGGCGGCCACCTATATATGAGGAAATGTGAAATTTTTATCAATCGTATCATAGGGAGCCTATTAGCCAGAGGAGGAGGGGCTTTCTTGTAGTCTCAGGtacttggaggctgaagcaggatacctgagcccagaagttcaaggGCAAATACTTCAATCATTCCTCCATCTCCTGCACAGTGATTCCCTTGCGCCTGCACACACCCGGGTGTGTAGATCAGCCACAGGGCCCGTGGTCCCACTGTGCGCACATCAGTGGACCACGGTGGCCGCTCCCCTTGTGCAGGGCAGCTGACCTAGGCAGGAGGGCACCCTGGGTAGTTGAAGGAAGGCGGCTGGCCCTGCAGCCCTGGGAGACCTAGGGCGCACACTGGCTTTCCATAAGGAGCGGTCCCCTGCGGTTTAAACCAGGGCAGTCGCATGCCTTCCTCCAATACACCTGCAGGCAGTACCTCCCTATCCAAGGGCATGGCGTCTGtctgggcctggctcctgggagcGTGGGCAAGCGGTTTGCCTTCCTCCATCTCCGCCCTTATCAAACACATTCACATCTTTCCACAGTGTCAGAATTTAATGAATAACTATAAATTCAAAGGCTACCCCCTTTTGGCAGTAGCAGGTCACTGGATACTCATGGATCACCTGGTAGTCACAAGCTGGGCAATTGTGAGTTCTTTCATTCCAGTCTTAACTACTAATGTCTGGAGCACTCAAGTCACTCATCACACTTCATACAATGATAAACAGAGGTGACAGAAAGGATAAGAGAGGGTTAAGGTGGCCACAGGGGTCCAGGAGGTTGAGCTGAGAGCAAAGGCAGAGGGCAGATACGGATGCAAAGAGTCACCACAGGTGGTCAGGTAGGATTAGGAACTAGCCAAGTACTTGTTCAGGCACAGAGCTGCAAAGCCCAGAGCTTATTTTAGGCCAGAGTTTAGAGGGCAGAGGTTCCACAGGGCCCCTGGAGATGTCAGCTTGGAGTGGGTTGTACGTGGTCACACAGGCAGGAGAAACCATGCTGGGCTGAAGCAGAGATCCAGAGGTCTGTCTTGTGGCAAATGTCCTGGGCAAGGCTCCTGAGGAGCAACCAGGTGACTGGTCAGGGTGCTTCCTTGTCCAGTCTTGGGATGCTCCTCCTTTTACAAGCCTCAAGTGAGGGGCTGCTTCATTTGGTGGTCTGGTGTTTTTGATAAGCTCCTGGCCTGGGTTTCCTGGTGTAAGTCTGACACGCCCATGCATCCCTGTGCTTATGATGAATTCACAAGTGGTGCATGGGTGGTCATTCTTATTAGCATGGTTTCTTTATCAGTTTGTGCCTCATGGCTGTGCCAGGCAGGTGGTGACTGCTTACTTGTACAAATAAGATGTGGAGTCATTcttaaactaaaaatagaattgctTATGGCAAACTGCTTTGCAAAATGGAGTAACCCAGGTTTAGGCCTGAAAAGTCCTTGCTGCaatcttggctgggcacaagatcacgagccgctcacagctttgtagattcaaacagcaattctttattcccgaaatcacaccggcctctacacacgttctggggaaatccaagttctgccctcctcaattcacgtcccaaatactttctgaattccaggaactcaatgggaactcaggcagcaggatacgccctattcccagcaggaataaccttaaaccttgAACTGCcttaaacccagattgtcttaaactgggaatgccctaaacccaaattgtcttaaaccgggaacgccctaaacacAAGGAGCGGGATatttcctaaaacctgcaggatacaccctaaacctggatccaccctggtccttgagcagagtcacctttctcaaacacaaatgcaatgtcacagcgaatttccaaggcaagtccatttaacatggggtacgctggcaaggaaatttcgatgcgtcactcctacttggcaatggccctcagcagtcctGTTCTGTACTTCAGCAGAAACCAGAAGAGGACACAGCCTGTTCTCCACAGTTGGGCACACACCAACACTTCAGGTGACTCACATAGGCTAAGGGGCAGCAAACAGGAAGATGCCCTGCATCTGCTCCAGCAGTGTCTGTCAGAATGCTGGACCTGAATGGCCCACGAGGGCTGGAGAACCAAATGCCTTGAAAATGCAAGACACCCCTAAGCAATATGAAAACCAGCATGGAGGTGCCTCACAAGACTAGGAAGGGTGTCACCACATGACCAAAATATgccacttctcagtatttatcccAGAGAGGATAATTAAAGTTCGCATGCTCTAGTGAGACATGCATACCCAcgttttagcagcacaattcacaataatcaaaATATAGAACCTGCCTAGGTGTTTGTCAGTGGCTGTAAGGCTCAAGAAAATTTGCTCTATATACACAGAGGTTCTAGTCAGCCATTGAAAAAGCATGCAGTTGTgcaatttgcagaaaaatggatggaacttgagagcattatgttaagacaaataagccaaacacagaagGTCAAGAGTGGTGTGTTTACTTTCATGTGCAGCAgctagagaggaaagagaaatagaaagtggGGGtaaagatctcatgaaaatcaaaaggcgttcagtagaggaaagggacgaGGCGGAAGGGTGCCAGGAGAGGAAAGTGCTGGGAAGGATACTGGCCTAATTACGTAGCTCCCACTGCCCCATTGTGGGAAGTATAGTGTAATACAAAAAgtattaaacatataaaaagtttGAACTTGCTCACTTTTCTGAAACTGAACTCTGGGTGTGAAATCAGCTTTCCCATTAAGGAACAGAAATTAACAGTTCCCACCAGACGCCTGTCTATGTGCTGTCCAGCTGCTGATCCTCCTAAAATGTGTGAAATTTTGTTAGCTCTCTTTGACACAGTTGTACTGTCTGTGACTGAAGTTCACCCAGCGTTCATGAGATTAATCCCTGTGATTATAGGCAGTATTAGAACATTTCTGCATATTATATAAACATGTCCCACGTGTTGCTATGGTAGCAGGTGCAAATATCCATGAGAGACACATCTCTGAGTCAAGCAAAGGTTTATTGACAGAGGATATCTTCTGGGCTGCCCTTTGCAAGGCACAACAGTCTGCTAGAACAAACTTCCTaagtatatattcatgtataatgGAGTAATAAAAAATAACCTCTCTGGTTCTGTGATTGTTAATTGTTACTTGGCAtctttattgtggttttgatggTTAGGAACTCTTTGCGGGCAGGCCTAACAAGAAGGTCATGCCTTTGTGAACAGGtgctgattttcaaaatggagttacttTTCCCTAAGGACCTAACACGTGCATTTATCCATTTCACTCTCCCTGGGTTCTGGGCAGCTTCCATATTTGGTGGGCTATTATTGTACATCCTTTGGTGAACATCATGCACAGGTGTCTATTAGGAATCCACTCAAGGATGGCCATGCTGGGTTCAGGGCACAGATATGTTCAGCTCTCTTCACGGCTACTGCTAGGTAGGAGCTAGCAGTGGGCAGTGAGATGCATGGTAAGGTCACAAAGTGTTCTTTAACTTACCTCAGTGTCCTTCTTTAAACTATCTTAAGATATCAAATGGTGGCAGTTAATCtatagaaagcaaacaaaagcaaGAGAGCTATTCGTAAAACATGGcaagagaaaaggattaatgGGACTAATTATTGACAGGGTCCACTGAAGTTGATGTGAAGCTAGGAATTATGGCCATAAGTGTCTTCAATTTTCTGGGATTGAAGTTTCCATTAGTAGCGCAGGTACATTAAGATGACTTCTGACCAGCTATTGACCCCAGTGCCCACAttaacatgggattgacttgtagatgaaacCTCCCTAAAAAGAATGGCCACTATGACAGTTCCAGAGAGAACCAAGTAAGATCCATAACTCCATCACCCAACATGAAGGAAGAGTTGAACACCGGACTGGCAGAGAGTACAGAAGAGGGCCCCCAGCTCTCCTAGTGAACATCAACAGTAGTGAAATTGGGGACAGCGTTGTCTTCTCTATCATTCTCTGATTGGAGACagcccactctctcccttgagagtgctcTCGGCTCaagcttcacttttgttttactGTCACCTATAATAAAGTTCTCCTGCATGACTTTTgatgtctgactttaaattttctttggtcGGAACATAAAACTGAGATTGGGAGTTTTagctccctgctttcctgggACACTACCACACACAAACTGGCTGGGGTACTAAGTTACTCCCCTTTCTTTCCCGTTTGGGTTGCTCTCTTTTCATAGTCTTTACTATAACAACATTTCCTGAGTGCAGGTGCTTTGTTTTGCTCACAGCCATAAAGAATGTGAATAAATGCCTGACTCAGGGAGCTACATCTGCACACATGGTTCTATCATTCAAGGTCCTTTAAAGGCAGCAAGGTGTGTGTCCCCCCAGACACACATACCCCAGAGAAGTCCCTTCCTTGCTTGACACATACTGTACTGCACCTGCCTGCAAATGAGAACTCATAATCATGAAGCTGGGGGGGAAAAGGCAGTCaatatagataataaataattgtGTTCAATCAGGAAGGTTGGGGCtagttggaaagaaaatcaaatatttccctttccccctcctcttTCCAAGACCCTTccccctgctcctgctccaacctgttgccgaggtaacctgtcccaggaatagCTGTTCCTTGCAGGGAATCCTAAGAGTTGGCTCTACCTTAAAGCCTGAATCACTCCACCATTTGGCCCTTCTCTTGCCCATCTGGCTCTCACCATTTGGCTCACCTTGGCCACTGTTCATGGATGCAGGGTGGTGAGAGATAAGGAGGAAGGAAGGCATGAGGCAGAGAAAATTTAAGATGTATAAAGGGGCAGGACATTCCCACTTCTTTGGATACCAGCTatgttccccttctccctccagggaAAAGTCTGTTTCTGTCCTTGAAATAAACCTTGCTCTCTATACTCCCCTTGGCATTTCTCCAGTAACCAGAGGTATCAATAAGCGCTTCCTTCTCATGCAGTGCTTAGAGGATGATGAACTGACAAGCATGTGAGTCGTTACCTTTCACAGAGAGCCTGACCAGTGTGCTTCTAGCTATGTCCTTGGTTAAGTTCCTATGACGACACTTCCACCTGGACACTGCAAATTGAGCAAAGTCACCCCTTTTCCCCAAGAGTGAACTCCTTGTATAGGCACATGATGCACTTCTCATGGCCTGCCACATGTTTTTCGGGGGGTGctgaaatggaacccagggtatGATAGGTGagcaccccaccactgagccatttccCAGCCCCTGCCACAGGCCTTCTGTCCTCAATTGCAGCATCAGTGGGGCATGGAGAGGAACTTAGCTGACCTCTATCACCTGGGCAGGTTAACTGGTGATCACTTAATGCACTTGAAAGGTGATTTGCCATCTCCCCAGCCCAAGCTTGCATATTTCTCCAATGTTTTGAGAGCCCTCCCGCGGTATGCTCATGTGCCCTCTGGGAAGTGCCTTTTGCATTCATACATCAGCTGTAACTTACCAGATAAATCATTTTCATTCATGTTctgcaaacaaaaattaaatgctgAATTTTTACTGGAAATAATGAGCACCTAGTGATTGTGGTGCAGACAATGACCACTGGAGGAAACTGTCCATTGGTTCTTCTTACCACCTATGAATGAGCCCGGAagattctcagaagatgatgttcCTCTTCTCTTTCAACAGTGAGCTAGACTTACACCCGATTGTCTAGATCTCAAAGAACCATCTTCCCTCCTGTactccctttatttatttagtaccagggattaaagcCAAGGccagttaaccactgagctactccctagccctttttttatttatttcattttgagacagggtctcactaagctgtttaggggctccctaagttgctgagactggcctggaactttccatcctccagcctcagccttcgtagttgctgggattacaggcagtgcACTCCTCGCTACTGCCCATGCCATTGACGATTCCGAGTGGTTTAATATCCTCCAGAAGGTAAAACCCAGGGGAAATTTTCCAACTTTTGTTTCTGGAAACCACTGGGTATTTATTTTGCATACATGTGAACCGAGTAGGGCAAAAAGGAGGtgtaagaacagaaaaagagCTGAGAGAGGAAAGTACAGGGGACACACTTTCAAGTTAGCTGCTTTCCTCCTGCACAGCTGAACCCTTCCCTCCAGTTCATTCCTGCAGGGGGAGCACGGCCACCAAGCCAGGGTTCCCATTGCCATCCCCAACACCAGAGCCGGCTGTCAGAAGGCCTCTCGGGACACTCTTTGAGAGCCCCGGAGTCTCCGCAGGGCCCTCTGCAGAGCGCCGGCCACgtccttgttcctcaggctgtagatgagcGGGTTCAGCATGGGCGTGAGGATGGTGTAGAAGACGGAGAAGACTTTGTCCTGCGCTGGCTGGTGGTAAGCCTGCGGCACCATGTAGGTGTACATGGCGGCACCATAGAACAAGGTCACCACGATCATGTGGGAAGAGCAGGTGGCGAaggccttcctcctcccctcggCCGAGCTCATGCGGTGGACAGCGGCCAGGATCCGCGCGTAGGAGGCGACCACCACCGAGGACGGCGTCAGCAGCATCAGCACGCAGCACGCGTACATCACCGTCTCATAGAGCGCCGTGTCCGCGCACGCCAGCCTCAGCACCGCGGGCGCCTCGCAGAAGAAGTGGTCGATGTCCCGGGAGCCGCAGAAGGGGAAGCTCATGGTGATGGGCGTGAGCAGGAAGCCGTCCAGCGAGCCCCCCAGCCAGGAGCCCGCGATGATCAGCCAGCAGACGCGGCGGCTCATGAGCACCGGGTAGCGCAGCGGGCTGCAGATGGCCACGTAGCGGTCGTAGGCCATGAGGCCCAGCAGGAAGAACTCGGCGCCCACCAGCGTCAGGTAGAGGAAGTGCTGCGCCGTGCAGCCCGCAAAGGAGATGGTCCTCTGGCCCCGCAGGTAGTCCACCAGCATCTTGGGCACGATGGTGGAGATGTACAGCATGTCGATGAGCGACAGGtggctgagcaggaagtacatgggtgtgtgcaggCGCGCGTCGGCACGGATTAGAAAGACCATGACCCCATTGGCCGTTAGAGCCGTGAAGAAGACGACACAGACGACCGCGAAGAGGAGACCCCCAGTCTCCTCGTTGCCGAACAGCCCCCCGAGGGTGAAGTCCGCGAAGGACGCGTTGTCCCCTGCCATTGAGGCTGAGGTGGCTGGAGTAGCCCAACGTCTTCCAGGTAAAAGGGTGGCATTTCCCAGGGGATTAAACCAGAACATTCGGATTAGTGGTCAAGCATCAGACTTCTAAGAGATGGAAGAAACAGTCTAAAATGGCTTTCTTAATAATTCAGAACTGATAAGCAACAACTAATCTGTATCAGAATGTTAATCTATActgatttttagtaaatttgatCACTATTAAGCCATAAATTCAGTAACTATATTGGACAAGATGTCAGCAGATACTACTGTATAACGATAATACTTGTGGAACAGTACATAAAGTTGTAACTCATGCTCTGTGGCAACTGAGTGTACCATGATTGTTgctccctctgtgtgtgtgtgtgtgtgtgtgtgtgtgtgtgtgtgtgtacacatgagTGTGAGCACACATTAGTGCAAATCAACTGGGACCGTTGTTAAATGCCCCTCAGTCATGGTCAGCATAACCATCATCTTCAAATCGTCTTTATCTGACTATGAGTTGTCTGTCTGCCATTCAGCCACATGGGTGGTAATCTCCCACTCTGTCCAGGAGTCATGGTCTACATCTCATGGGTCACAGGAGTCATGTTCTACATCTCGAGGGTCACAGGAGTCACAGGCTATATCTTGAGAATACACTTAGTGTAAATTCACTCACGTTGTGGGCAAATTGTGTGGGATGAGTGAATGGGGGAATGTGAACCACTCTTGCAAATtcagatgcaaaaggatcatctACTATAGGAGACTATTGCTcacttttctttgtttatttttaagacagaaatGTTAATGTTAATTTCAGGATAATGAGGAATTGATATTAGGATTGAGAAGCATGAGAATTAGCAATTAGTGCTATCAAGAATGATTCAGAGTAAATACACAGGGAAATACATATTGAGCTATAAATCACATGCActtttggaaattttaatattttaagtatttcttgaTTAGGAAAAACTGAGTGTGTCTCTTGTAATTTCAGGTTttgatgaagaaaaacaaagaaatcccTTATGAAAGTAAAGAATGGCCTTCCATGTGTTTTAAGGCTGAATGCATGACAGATAATTTTTCTGAACAGAGTTAATTTGACCAAACTAATTCATGACTCCTCTAAACACTCCAAACCTCCGAGTCATTGGCACTGAAGCACACCACTAAACAGTATTGACACCATTGTGAAATCACCCTGTGCAAAGTTGAGCTGAAGGATCCCCATACCTGTTGGCTCTTTGGTCTGCAGTCAACCCAGGAAGTGAGGAGCTGTAAAGCCCCTCTTCCACCAGTTAACCAAGTGTCAGCAGCAAACCATCAGTTAGTGGGGAAAGGGTGCCGTGAGTGGTCTCAGTTCCCTCTGTATTCTCACCCATCACACAGGACAATAGCTAGATAGCGACTGCAGCTATCAAGTAAAACATGACAGCCAAGTGGTCTATTACATTTTTAGCTATATGCAATTGAAACAGAgtccctttaattttattttttattttttggtactggggattgaacagggacactttaccactaggTTGCATACCCAGCCCattttagttcttattttgagacaaggattcactaagttgctaggctggtcttgaacttgccttcctcctgcctcagcctccggagttttggggattacaggcatgcaccactgtatccaGCTAAAAGTAAAAGCAATTTCTGACAATTGTTTCTCTGTATCTGCTAACGTCCTCATGATGAGAGCCAAAAATTGAAAAACTAACTATGGCCCCTGAGGGCAGCCAGGAAACTGAGACTTCCATGATGTCTGGCCAGCCCAGCCAAACTAAATGTCTGTGCCAGGAACTCCTGGCTTTGGTTCTATTAAGTTATGCTTCTATGGGACCAAGGAGAAATGACATAGCTGCTTCTCCCCAGCTTTGTCAAAGtgcacaaaattcattttttccttttgtaacatTTTCTTATGCAGATGGATAATTTAATCCTGCCAATAGGATCCAGGCAGGGTCCCTGGCTGGGCTCCAGATAACATAATCATTCACTTGATCTgtgaaaattattcataattgaGAGAtaccataaattattttaatcagaaCTGCTGTTTCTTAAGAGTGCAAACAATGTTGactacatttatttaatttttctaattttataatctTTAGTGCCAGGTTTCATAAATTTGCTTGATACTAGGtacagttttataattatttacaattggtcttattttctttttgcattttctagccGTCATTAATGGAGCCCATTATAATACATATGTGAAGGGAAATGCTGTCCACTCATGGGATGTCCTAGGCTGCAGTCTTGGTTCACTTAACTCCTATCATACACTAAAACCTCAATAACACAGAGAACCGAGTGTTGTAGTATAGTCAAATGCCATGCTCTGCTCTGTTTCTACTCACTCCTAAATATTCTTTAAGACTTTGTCTGCTGTGCCTCCTTTTTCTATGCCAGCTTGCTGTGTGTGCCTAGAGGTGAAATGTCAGGGCTAATTCTAAGGGCTGGTCCTTCCTCCAGCTTGGCAGTCTTCTGTTGCTTGCTCACAGAGGTCTAACTTGTCAGAGAGCATTCTTCCTCAATGTGAactgggactctaaatcaaacacctgGTTAGATCATACACTCTGGGGGAGCATAGGATCTGCACTGGTTGAAAAGCTGGGTGTCAGTTGCTTTTGATGTGGCTTAGTACTTAAGAATGTATCAGGAAGCATCTGGAGTAAGCCCCTTTACACAGGATCCACTCCTGCAGTCAGGGAGCAGACGTGCAGTGAGACAGAGTCACATTAGATGAACCAAGTTCTTCTGTCGTGACACTGATGAATCCTGTGGCCTTGGACTTCCCTCAAGCACTATGAACCTGGTACCTGCTCCTATTAGGTTGGGATCACAAAATATTCAGGCTGATTTAGgattaaattaagaaatttttacCTACAGGTGAAAATATTTCCTACAGCAGAAAGTAAAATGTCAGgtcatacatatgtgtgtggaTTATTTCAAAACTATTGCTAAATAAGTGAGAGCCCCCAGTCTCTTCATTGAAGCAATCAACATATGCTACTAAAATGCATGGATTTGAATTGCAAATACCTGCTGTTCTTCAGGTATATAAACCCAGACAATCCAGAGAGTGAAGAAACATCCACAGTCAGATCCTGTAACCTTTCCCACAGAATATTTCTTTACTTGAAGGAAATGGTGTTTCACAGAAATTCTCAGGAAActcaatatattgttattaagcCTGAAGAAAATCTGAATGTCTTTCAGGGGCATAGATATGCTCAGCCTGcaaataacaagaaaaagagaaaaaacatacaGGACAACATTGGCAAGCATTTATCTGATAAACCTCTCAGGCTGACTTCAATTACCTCTCATCACACAGTGCCACACACCAGGGAAGGGGATGCATGTGTTCCACCCTGACACCCAcagatggccactcctgcttcaCAAGGGACACATGGCTGCTTGAGCTCCTGTGCCACAAATTTCTTCCTCCCATGTTGCTGCAATTGGAAGTTGTAAGGTCAGGCATGGGtaaccaaaaggaggcagattaaaaggctgctgaatgaggctttattgagattcacTCCCAGGCAAGACCATCTAGTCCAATAGAGCAAGAGCGGGTCTGGGGAATCACGTGGGGCTCAGCCCAAGTGGAATTTTTATTGTGCTTaggacaggaagggagggcttggaaCAGGAAAATGAGGGCTTGAGACAGGAAAGAGAGGTTAATTTTGGAGTCCCTTGTCCTACAGGAGTTGGTCTGGGAAGCTTGCAGATTTCTTCCCTATGAATGTTGAACATTCATAATGTGAGTACCACTGCAGTCACCCTGTGTTCTTTGGCAGGTTCTGCACCCCCAATTCTCACGTGCATTTATCTATGGCTTCTTTGCCAAAGTCCTCAAGTCCTGGTACTTAGAATGGTTTCTACAATGTTCAGTTTAAGATGCAATCACAACAGTTAACTGTAGGTGTAGTTTTCCAGTACTGAAAAATTTCCTTGATTCTAGGTATGGTTTCATAATTACTTTCAACCggccttattttctttttgcattttctagctGTCATTAATGGAGCCCATTATAATACATAGGTGAAGGAAATGCTGTCCGCTCATGGACAGCACGAgaacattattttctgttttgatataGACACATCACATCGTTGACTCATTATATGCACATGAAAACAGTTATCTTCACAGAAAAGTTGTGTAATTGTTAAAATTACAGAGTTGtgtaattttgagacaaaatataaatacatgttgCTAAAGTTACAGGGGACTCCGTAAAACAAAACTTACCAACAAAACACAGGAACCTCGTGCACCTACACTAGGGTCAGAGAAtgaagagactttttaaaaagaagagggagTTTTTTGGTTAGAGGAGAAAACAGTACATTCAGAGGTCATAGTTTGTCCTCCACTTTATACTGAGAGGAATTCACAGTTGTGAGAGTCCTTCAAGGTCTGGTTCATCCAATGTTGTCAGAGTGCAGTACAAAACACGAGAAGTCTCCAGCCTCCTAAGAATGTTGATACACTTGCTTCCCATCCTCACAAGGAAATGAATGCACATAAAGGGATGGAGGgtggtaaaaggaa encodes:
- the LOC144372669 gene encoding olfactory receptor 2T1-like, which gives rise to MAGDNASFADFTLGGLFGNEETGGLLFAVVCVVFFTALTANGVMVFLIRADARLHTPMYFLLSHLSLIDMLYISTIVPKMLVDYLRGQRTISFAGCTAQHFLYLTLVGAEFFLLGLMAYDRYVAICSPLRYPVLMSRRVCWLIIAGSWLGGSLDGFLLTPITMSFPFCGSRDIDHFFCEAPAVLRLACADTALYETVMYACCVLMLLTPSSVVVASYARILAAVHRMSSAEGRRKAFATCSSHMIVVTLFYGAAMYTYMVPQAYHQPAQDKVFSVFYTILTPMLNPLIYSLRNKDVAGALQRALRRLRGSQRVSREAF